Within the uncultured Draconibacterium sp. genome, the region TTTGACGGCGATTGGGAGCAATCGGCAGAAAAATGGAAAGCAAAAGAATTGAGCGAGTCACTTCGTAAATGGAATAAAGATGTAATTCTGAACAGCCGGATTCAGGGCTATGGCGATTATGCTACGCCTGAGCAGGGATTGCCGATAACACGCCCCGATGCGCCGTATTGGGAGTTGTGTATGACCATGAACGACAGTTGGGGATATCAGCACAACGACCACAATTATAAAACACCGAACCAGGTTATTCGTATTTTAGTGGATTGTATAAATAAAGGTGGTAATTTGTTGTTGGATATTGGCCCAAAAGCTGATGGGACAATACCGGATGAGCAGGTTGATATTTTAAAAGAACTGGGGCGCTGGACCAATAAACATGCCGAAGCGATTTACGGAACGCAGGCTGGAATCCCATACGAACATTATTACGGACCAACTGCGCTGAAAAAAACCGGGGACATTCTTTATTTATTTGTGCCGCACAAACCAAATGGTTCGCTGGTACTGAAAGGAATTAAAAATAAGATTAACCGGATGTGGGTAGTTGGCAACGGTACCAAATTAAACTGGGATGTAAAAATGAAACAATACTGGAGTTCTGTTCCGGGTATCGTTTATATTGATGTTCCGGACAAAGTACTCGATGAGCAGGTTACGGTAATTGCCGTTCTTCTCGACGGAAAAGTAGATCTTTACCGCGAGCAGGGACAAGTGATTGAGAGTAACTAAAAACGCTTTAACTTATTGTAAGTATATCGCCGTCTTTCTGCACGTTATACTTCTTCAAACTGGCAGTTGCCGGCCCGTTTATTACAGCTCCGGCTGTTGTATAACGCGATGAATGACAAGGGCAGAGCACATCGCCATCAGTATGAACATAGGCCACAGTACACCCTTGGTGTGTACATATTTTTGAAAGCGCCAAATAAGTATTTTCGCTGGTTCGGAAGATCATAATATTTCCTGCGTATGCATAGCCGCCAATGGTCCCCAGATCTTCGTATGTTGAGCTGGTAAGATCGATAGTTACATCGGTATTCGGTTCATTTGGATTGTTCGGATCGTTTGGCACGAAATCGTCATCGCTACTGGAGCAAGCACTTAATATTACAGGAACAGTTAAAAGAATGCTGCCACTGTAAGCAAACTTTTTGATGAATTCTTTTCTTTCCATAAAATCGTTTTATTGGATGTTTGAAAATATAAACACCAAAAAGTATTTTAATGTTCGAAAAGAAGTATTCAGAATTTAATGTAGCTCACATACTTTCTCCAATTCACCGGAATGCAAATACCACAAAAAGCCACTCACTTTTGAAAAGCCGGTGTTTTGTAAAACTTTGGCATACTCTTTTACCTGATACAAATACTTGTCTTGCCGTTCGCCGGTTTTGTAGTCAACTACAATGGCTTCGTCGCCCGTAAACATTATTCGGTCGGGGCGCAGCAGTTTGTCAGAAGTCAGCAGGTCGCGTTCATTCAGCACTTCGTAGCTGCCATCAAACCATTTTTTAACTTCCGGTAGTTGCAGGTTGTTTTGCAGGCTTGTTTGAATTTCATCGAACTCCGCTTTTGACACTTTGCCATCGTGTAGTGCCTGTAAACAAGCATCGTTGGCATCGTCGGCCAAAACAATCTCGGATAGAATGTCGTGAATGATTTTACCAGTATTTTTTACGGAGTGTTGCTGTTCGTTCTCAATTAAAAAGTCATCACCATTTAATCGCAAACTAATCTTATCCGAGATATCGTTAAAGTTGTATTGCTTGATTAGAATGGCCTTCTGATCGTCGTCATCCTTCTGTTGCAGATCAATTTTGCCAAATTCGAAACGATTTTGTTCTTCGTTAAAACAATCGGCAAATTCCTCTTGTCTACTCTGGTTGGCCAGCGCCTTATGTAACAAATAATGAATTGGTTTGCCCGAGCCTGAATTATTCCGGCTCTCTTTTGGCATGGGGCAGTTGGCAATTAGCACCGACGCGGCACGCGTAAAAGCCACATAAACCAAGTTGAGCGTGTCGATGTAATAATTCATTTTTTCCTCGAAATACATGGGCGCAAACTCCGATGTTTCCATGTGTTTGCCGGCCTGGATTGGTAGTAACGGGAATTTGTTGAATGGCTCGGATTGCGGCTTGCACCAAAGCAATGGTGCAGTCGTTCCGCTCCAGCTGGTTTTCCAGTCGAGGTAGGGGAGCAGAACAGCTTTAAACTCCAGCCCTTTTGATTTGTGAACTGTCATTAAACGGATGGAACTTACTTCTTCGTTTACATTTACCGATGTTTTGCCGCCTTTTTCGTTCCACCAATACAACAGGTTCGACAGGTCGTTCGACAATGATATTTTTAGCTCACCCGCTTTGTCTATCAGTGTTTGCAGAAATGGCAATTCCGATTCAAAATTGAACAAGCCAAAAAGCGAACAAATATGCGTGATCGTTTCATCCAGTGATGTCAGTAACACCTTACGTTTTACCTGTTCGAGTTTACCTGCCAGTTCCGCTGCAAATTCTTCGTCAAAGCCGGGTTGCAGATGCCAGTTGCTGTAATCGTTAAAATCGAGCAGACTTTGTCCGTTGTTTGATTGAACGGGAATGCCCATGGATTTTAAACCGGGCTTAAGCCAGCTTTGCCACAGGTGCAGCAAGGTAGCTTGCGTGATTTTATTCTCCGGATCGATCAGCAGTTTAATGGTACTTATTACCACCAAAACCGCTTTAGAGGCATGCAAAAACAACGATTCGTTTGACAGTACCGAAAGGTTATATTTTTTATTCTCGTCGAGTTTAGCAGCCGCTAAAAAAGCTTCGATAATAGGACCGCCTTCTTTGTTTTTCCGAATTAAAATGGCAATGTCTTTGGCTTTAATTCCTTGGTCCTGCAGGTATTTTACCTGCTCAACCAACTGCTTGGTAGCAGTTTCTTCAAAATCATCTTCAGGAAGAAAATTGATTTGTGTTAAACCGGTTGCTTCGCCTTTTGTTTTGCCGGCTTCCTGTTGGTACGACGAATAAATATGATCGAACTTTTGAATGTAGGCCTCCCGGTTTTCAAGCGAACCGATCAGGTAATCTTCAAAAGCTGTTTTTAACTCACCAAAAATGGCATTGTTAAAAGCGATAATATTTTTATCGCTTCGCCAGTTTTTTTCAAGCGTAAAATCCTGTTTTTGTTCCGGCGAAAACTGTGCATCCAGTTGTTCTGCCAAAATACTCCAGTCGCTGTTACGCCATCGGTAGATGGATTGCTTTACATCGCCCACAATGAGGTTGGCATTTCCTTCTGCAAGCGAGTTTTCAAGCAACGGCTTAAAGTTTTTCCATTGCAGTCCCGAGGTGTCCTGAAACTCATCGAGCATAAAATGCTTGTAGTAGTTGCCAATTTTTTCGTACACAAAAGGCGAATCACTTTGCCCGATAATTTTGCTCAGCAAAAGGTTGGAGTCGGAAAGTTGCAAGGCTCCTTTTTCCTGCTGAATTTTCTGAATTTCTTCTTTCAGGTCGCTGAGAATTCCCAACATACGCAATTGCCGGAGTGCTGCCTCAGCAGTGTTGTAGCGCACGGTGTTTTTAGTATAGAATTCAACCAGATCGATCAGTCCCGGCTGTAGTTTACTATCCACCAGACTGTGAATTTCTGCTGCTTGTTTGTGTTTTTCCGAAAACCATTTTTCAGCATCTTCGCAAGCTGTTAAAACGCGGGTCCCGGGTTCTTTAATTTCTCCATTGGCAAGCGATTGAATATAACCGGCAACTCCCGATTTTTTATATGAAAAATCATCAACCGAAAAACCATTGTTAAAGATGTCGTTAAATAAGGCTTGCGCTTTATCCTTTATTCCTTTTTCAAATTCTCGGATGATCTGGCGCAGCTCTTTACCAAATTCATTTAGGTTTTCGCGGTTATAAACCGATTCGCCTTCATCGGGAAAAAACACCTGGAATGATTCTTTAAATAGCTCTTTACCCAGGTTTTGTATGTCGTCATCGATGCGTTGACTGCGATTGGCTTCAATCTTTTCTTTACTAAAATCGCGCAACCATTTTAGCAGGTCTTTGTCATCGTTAATTCGCGCCAGCAACCGATCGGCAGCTTCCTGTAAAAGAATATCATTATCAAGTTCAACTGTAAAATTGGGCGAAATTCCTAATTCACGGTTAAAGGCTTTTATCACTTTTTGCGTAAACGAATCAATCGTGTTTATCGAGAAACGATTGTAGTCGTGCAGAATATTTTTGAGCACTTCTTTAGCCCGTTGCCGTATAAATTGTTCGGTGTATTTATTCTCTTTTTGCAGCGGTTCTATATATGGCGAATCTTTCTCTATGGCCAGCAAATGCAGTTGCTCAAGAATCCTGCTTTTCATTTCGTTGGTGGCCTTGTTGGTAAAAGTTACTGCCAGAATGTGCTTGTAATTATATGGATTGCTGAGGATAATTTTCAGGTATTCAACAACCAGTTGAAAGGTTTTTCCCGATCCGGCAGAAGCTTTGTAAACTGTAAGCATGACAATGATCTGAGTTTAAAGTTCAGTTTTTAAAGATAGGATTTTGCTTGGAGGAAGCAAGACTAATATATCGGAGGTCCTACTCGGTTTTGCTGAATGCTGATGCTGGTTTCGATTTTGAATTTCTTTGAAACCTTGTATTGCATAAACATGGTTGAACCGTAGGCATCAAAATAACTCGAATTTTGACTGGGAAACGGTGCCGAATTGATTAGGTTCGCCCCGTAGCTGTAACCGCCAATAACAAATTTGTCGCCCAATTCGAAGGCGGCAGAACTTAGCATCTCAGCATTGTAATAATAGGGTGAAACAATATCCGATCCATGAAATGATAAAGTGGAATGATTTAGAGTTGGGAATGCTGCCAGCGCCAAAGTATAGCGACTTTGGTAAAACTGGTTCATGTTGAATTCCGGTAGCTGCAATTCCTCCATCAAATAACCGGGATCCATTCCGCCATTAATCAGGTTATAATATTCGATTTGACGATGTCGCAAAACTTCGCTAGAATCAACTTCTCCAAAATCCATTTGCAAACCTTGCTGGGCAAATGCCTGCAGGCCCAAAAACAGTAAGAATATAATTAAAACTGATCGCATAGCTTTCGTTATATGGTGCTATACAAAAATACCATTTATTACGAGGGGAATCAAAAATGTGGGCTTAAAAACTGTTAACTCATTAACAGTTCGTGGCGCTCTTTTATCTCGTTGTAAAGTCCGTCGCTGATTTTGTACAACGGTAAACGAAGGTTATTTTCGATGATTCCCTGAATATTCATCAACGCTTTAATTCCTCCCGGATTACCTTCGCGGAACAGCAGTTGGAACATCTCGATTAACTCGAAATGAATTTTGCGTGCACCGTCAAAATCATTGGCTAAAGTATTGTGAATCAATTGACTTGCTTTGTCAGGATAAGCGTTTGCAATTACTGAAATTACACCTTGTCCACCAATCGCAGCAATGGTAATAGCTAACAGGTCGTCGCCCGAAATAACCGTAAAATTATCGGGTGTATATTTCCCGATTTTTGTCATTTGCGAGTGTTCGCCCGAGGCTTCTTTAATAGCCACAATTTTATCCGATGCTTCAGCCAAACGCCCAACGGTAGTTGCATCAAGGTTTACACCTGTACGCGATGGTACATTGTAAAGAATGATCGGAACCGGACTGGCTTTTGCAATTTCAAGATAATGATGGTACATACCTTCCTGCGAAGGTTTATTGTAGTAAGGCGTAACTACCAGAATTCCGTCGATACCTTCAAAATTAAAGTTGTCGATTTGGTTGCACATGGTACGGGTGTCGTTACCCCCCATTCCAACAACAACAGGCAGACCATTGGCTTTTTCTTTAACCAGTTCAACCACGTGAGCTTTTTCATCGGGCGTTAAAGTGGCTGTTTCGGCAGTGGTGCCAAGCGCTACCAAATAGTCCATATCGCCTTTTACCTGGTTCTCGATTATGGTTTCAAGTGCTTTGTAATCAACCTGATCGTTATTTGTAAATGGAGTAATTAGCGCTACCCCTGCGCCTTTGAAATATCGACTCATGAATCTGTACTGTTGTTTAGCTGCGCAAGATAGAAAATTTGTTGCTCGGCTAAAAACATTGCATCCTTATTTTGGTCAATCTTAATATTCAGATCGAAGTAGGAATTATCGGACTCAGAACTGCCAATTTTGAATTTGGCCCGTGATAAAGCGGTTATGTAATCAACAGCATAATTTTTTTCGGCAGCCAGGCACAGGAGCAGGTCCAGTTCCATTTCGATGAAGTCGCTCACTTTTTCGGTTTTCGGAATTCCCCACCAGCTCAGATCGTTTACAGTTAATGAATTGGCTTCGGCTGCCGGATTTGAGTCGCTGTCGAAAATGCAGTAATCGCGAAAAATTGCCCCGTGATGGTTAAAATGATCGCGCAGGTATTGTACCGCCGGTTTTTCCGATGGCTGCCAGATCACACCTACTTTCAAATGTAAAGCCGGCTTCGGAATTATCGGTGTGTGTTGCTGTGCAGCCACCAGTTTCTTAAGTTTTCGATAAGCATATTTTTCTTTAAATCCCATGCTGCAGTGTCTTATTTTCTTTTCTTCTTTTTTGGATTGCAGGTTTTGCAAAAATCGCCCAGATTGTCGAGTTCTTCCAGCGACCATTTCATCCACTTATCAATTTCCGAATCGAGGGTTCCATTAAACGTATCGCTTTCCACCTGCGAGAGCAGCTTTGCATGCTCTGCGTAAACTTCCTGGTGCAGTTCCGAAGGACCTTTTGTTAGCATCTTTTTACGCTCTTCGAAAAACTTTTTGCGCAGGTTTCGTGCCTGAATTTCGTAGAGGTTAAAAATCAACTGCTGATAACGCAATAAACGCGCTGTTGCTTCCGCTGTTCCGTCGTCGATGTACGAGGCATCTTTTTGAAAACGACATGAAACATTTTCATTCATGTTTCGGTTCATTACCAGGTTTAAACCGCCCGTTTCGTATTCCACTGAAAAACTTCCCGAAGCCGTTTGCATTTGCCCGCTGTTGGGCGCCTCTGCCTGAAAATCGCTTTTTTGAAGTTGATAATCGGCTGACCATTCAATAATATTCTGAGCGCCTGAAACACCCGAAAACAGCAATATTATGGCTAAAAGAAGAATTGTTTTTGTCATATTAAAACCGGAGTATTTAGCTTCAAAAGTAATTTTTTTTGTTTTATAAAAGTGGATAAACTATTCGATCATTTTTAGGAATTCGTTTTCTGAAAATGTTTGAATTCCTAAATCTTCAATTTTTTTCATTTTAGAAGGACCTGGTTTTGCTCCAATAATTACAAAATCAGTTTTTCTACTAATACTCGTATTAACGTCAGCACCTAAAAGTTTTATTTTGTGAGCAGCTTCTTTTCTTGAAAATGACATAAGATCTCCGGTGAAAACCACTTTTTTCATATAAAATGGATTGTCTTTATTGTTTACTTCAAAATCTGGCCGAAGATCATTTTTTTCAATTTGTTTTTGAGCGTAGGGAATATTATTGGTTTCAGATTTTCTATAAGTCCCTTTATTCTCTTGAAATTTAAGAAATAGTTGAGCACAAGCTTCTGCATCCGCTAATGCATCATGATGGTTATTAAATTCAATGTTTTGTTCATCGCAACATTTATCTAGTTTGCCTCCAAACAGTTCCATAGTGCACGCATGGGTATACTCAGGGATTGGAATATTGTAAAAATCTAAAGTCGATTTAAGTTTTAATAAATCAAAATTTGCATTATGGCAGACAATGAGCTGATTTTCAAAATATTTTGAAATATCTTTCCAGATAAGATCGAATGTTGGAGCATTTTGCGTCATATAAGGTTCAATCTTATGTACTCTAATGTTGTGATATGCAAATTCATTTTGTGGCGGTTTAATCAAGGAAGAATATTTCTTTTCAATTACTCCTTGATTTACGATTACCAGTCCAACTTGGCATACACTGTTGTGTGCTGATGTTGCAGTTTCAAAATCTAATGCAGTGAAATTTAGAGGATTCATAATTCTATAGGTTGATATTAAATTCTTCTTCGAATTGATCTTTATTTTTTACTTTTACGCCTAACGTTTCTGCTTTTTTTAATTTTTCGGGTCCTGCTTTTTCTCCAGCAATTAAGTAATCAGTATTTTTTGAAATACTAGATGAAACTTTTCCTCCCAGTTCTTCGATTTTAAGTTTTAGATTTTCTCTAATCACTTTTGATCCAAAATTTCCGGTAACAACAAATGTTAATCCGGTTAGTATTTGGTTTGAACTTGATTCCTTTTCTTGAGTTTCAAATTGAAGACCTGCCTTTTTAAGTTTCTCGATAAGCTGTAAATGTTTTTCATTTAGAAAGTAATTCTTAACACTCTCGGCTATTCTTTCTCCAATATCTTCAACCTCAATCATCTCTTCAATATTTGCTTCTTTAAGTTTATCAATACTTTTGAATTCTTTAGCCAGTTTTTTTGCTACAGTCTCTCCAACGTATCGAATCCCAAGTCCAAATAGAACTCGTTCAAAAGGTACGAGTTTACTTTTTTCAATTCCTTGTATGATGTTATCGAAGGTTTTTTGTTGGATGCTATTTTTCCCTAAATGATTAAGCTTCTGATGTTGAATATTTTTATCATTTAAGAAATCACTTAATCGTGCTTTCTCAAAGAAATCCAAAAAGTTGATTTCTTCTATTTCTTTCTGTTTTAATTGACTTATAAAATGGTAGTAAATGTACTTTTCCTCTAAAAGTTCAGCTTTCTCTTTTGATATTCCTCCTATTTCATTGAGTACAACAGAAGGGAAAACTGAATTTTCATTTTCTGACATTTTAAGCACTACTCTTTTTACTCGTTCTATTTTTCTGAAATACTTTTCAATATTATCGGCTAAATCAGTTTTAATATTAAGTGAGTTTTTAATTGATTCTGAATCTAAATCAAATAACTGAGATTTAGAATAAGTTTCTAGTAACGATTGTATATGTTTCAATGCAGGTGCCCCTTTTTTACAAAATAATAATCGATCAATAGGAATACGATTTTCTCCAAGTAAAAGTCCATTCTCGGGTTCTTTTAATGACTCTAATCCAACAACTTTATTTTCGTTATTCGGTATATTATAAATGTCAGATATATCTGCAACTATGTCTTTATCAAATAGCAAACTCAGAGTTTCTTTACCAAGCCCTTCAATATCCATTGCTTTTCTACTGACAAAATGTTCCATTTTGCCTTTTATCTGCGGCGGACAACCGTCTTCGTTCGGACAGTAATGCGCGGCTTCTCCTTCTTTGCGTATCAGTTCCTCTTTACATATTGGACATTGTTTTATAAACTTAACTGCGTTAGAATCTGAGTTTCGTTTACTTTCATCTATTCCTGTAATTTTTGGAATGATCTCGCCACCTTTTTCAACAAAAACAGTGTCGCCAATATGCAGGTCGAGGTTGCTGATAATATCGGCATTATGCAACGACGCACGTTTTACAATGGTTCCGGCAATAAGCACCGGCTCGAGATTGGCAACCGGAGTAACGGCTCCTGTTCGTCCCACCTGGTACGAAACCGATTTCAGGATAGTAGAAACACTTTCGGCCTTAAATTTATACGCAATGGCCCAGCGTGGCGATTTGGCAGTAAATCCAAGGTTGTTTTGCAGTTTACGCGAGTTTACTTTTATTACAATCCCGTCGGTAGCAATAGGCAGGTTAAAACGTTCGGTGTCCCATTTCTCTATAAAAGCAAAAACTTCATCAATGTTTTTGCACAATTGCATGTGTTCCGAAATTTTAAAGCCCCATTCGCGCGCTTTTTGTAAACTTTCGTAATGGCCGTCTTCGGGTAAGTTTTCGCCAAGCACATAATATAAATAGGCATCCAGTTTTCGTGAGGCAACAATCGACGAGTTTTTCATTTTCAGGGTTCCGGCAGCTGTGTTTCTTGGGTTAGCCAGCAGTGGTTCGCCGGCTTTTTCCAATTCAGCATTCAAATTATTAAATACCTCGAAAGGCATTAAAATTTCGCCACGAATTTCAAAACTAGCCGGATAATCGTTCCCGCGTAATTTTAAAGGTACCGACTGGATGGTGCGTACGTTGTTGGTTACATCGTCGCCTTTTACTCCGTCGCCACGTGTAACAGCTCGCACCAGTTCGCCATTTTCGTAGGCCAGGCTAATTGATGAACCATCAAATTTTAATTCACAAACATATTGGAAATCATCGGTGCCAATAATTTTCTTAATGCGGCTGTCGAAATCTTTCAGCTCGTCTTGCGAGTAGGCATTCGACAACGACAACATTCCATATTTGTGTATAACCTGCTGAAAGTCGGAACTTAAATCACTACCTACACGTTGTGTCGGAGAATTCGGATCTTGTATGTTATATTGTTTTTCAAGGCGCTCCAGCTCTTTTAATTTCATATCGAAATCGAAATCGCTGATTGATGGTTGTGCTAAAACGTAATATTTGTAGTTATGTTCGGCCAGTTCGGCCTGCAAGGTTTTTATTTTTTCCCGTTCTTCTAATTCTTTTTCGCTGCTCATTCGTGCCTAATTCTAAATGTTTCAAGATGATTTTTCAAAGATAATTTGTTGCATCAAAAAACGTAAGGGTTTTACGATTTTTAATGGTACGAGACTTTGGTACCTGCGTACCAGGCTTCGGTACCCGTGTACCAGGCCTTTGTACCACGGTACCAAGCTTCTGTACCTCGGTACGAAGCCTTCGTACCAATGTGCCAGGCTTTCGTACTTCGGTAATAATCTTTCGTACGCGGGTACGAAAGGCCATTACCCTGGTAATAATACTTATTCCCTAAGTACGGAATCCCTGTACCAAAGGAATAAAGCTTCGTACCACCGATTAAACAATTTTCGGTCGAAATTCTTTATGTAATAAAAGGAGATACAATTATGGCATTTACACTCGAAACAGGAAAAAAGGCAATCGGTTTTAATCTTCCGGCAACCGACGGAAAAAGCTATTCATTGGAAAGTTTTAAAGACTCGAAATACCTGGTGGTATTTTTTACCTGTAATCACTGTCCTTATGTGATAAACAGCGACGAAGTTACCCGAAAAACGGCTGAGCGATTTAAACCGCATGGAGTAGAGTTTGTTGGGATAAACTCGAACAGCAAACACACTTACGAAGAGGACGATTTCGATCACATGGTAGAGCGCATGAAAGAATACCAATTTCCGTGGACGTATTTGTACGACGAATCGCAGGAAGTGGCGCTTGCTTACGGAGCATTAAGAACGCCACATTTTTTTGTTTTTAACGAAAACCGTGAACTCGTATACACCGGAAGGGGAGTTGATAGTCCGCGTGATACCTCAAAAATAACGGTAAACGATCTGGCGAATGCGCTTGAAGAGTTGACCAGTGGAAAAAAGATTTCAGTTCCGGTAACCAACCCGATTGGCTGTAACGTTAAATGGGAAGGTAAACACAAACACTGGATGCCGGCAGATGCCTGTGATTTGGTTTGGTGATGTGAGTTACGAGCTTTGAGTTGCGAGCCACGAGTTCATAGTAAGCAGTCGCAGTTTGCAGTCTCAGTTCTCAATATTAATTTTTACCACAGAGATTCGCTGAGAAGGCACGGAGTTTCACGGAGAAAGAAAGTCCCAGTAGCAGTTCTCAGTCTCAGTTAACAATATTACAATTTATCAGTTTTACAATTGTTTTTACCACAGAGAAACACGGAGAAGTCACGGAGTTTCACAGAGAAAGAAAGTCCCAGTCTCAGTTCCCCGTCCCATTTCTCCCAGTCTCAGTGCTCAATTTATTCAATCTTAAACTCAATCTTCATCAATCTTGTAATTCATCTTCCCAAAACGCTTGTTAATAACTCCCTTTTTCATCGCGCATCATTCCTTGTATATTTGCAGCACTTATGATTGTTTGTATTGCAGAGAAACCAAGTGTTGCCAAAGAAATTGCCCAGGTAATTGGGGCAGGATCGCGAAGAGATGGTTATTACGAGGGAAACGGTTACCAGGTAACGTGGACCTTTGGCCATTTTTGTACGCTGTGGTCACCTGAAGATTACGATACCAAATGGAAACGCTGGGATTTGCAAACACTGCCCATGTTACCCAAACGTTTTGAAACCAAAGTGATGACGGGTGATGGCGGCGTGACGAAACAATTCAATACCATTAAAAGCTTATTGGATAAGGCTGAGCAGGTGATTAACTGTGGTGATGCCGGTCAGGAAGGTGAGCTTATTCAGCGTTGGGTAATGAAAGAGGCTGGCTATAAAGGAGAGGTGAAACGTTTGTGGATTTCATCGTTGACGAACGAAGCCATAAAAACCGGTTTTCAGAAACTGGTACCAGCCGAGAAATTTGATCATTTGTATTATGCCGGTAGCTCGCGGGCAATTGGAGACTGGCTGTTGGGAATGAATGCCACTCGTTTATACACGCTGAAATATGGAGGGTACAAACAGGTTTTGTCAATCGGGCGCGTGCAAACGCCAACGCTGGCCATGTTGGTAGCGCGTCATTACGAAATCGCAAACTTCAAACCAGAGCCATACTGGGAGTTGCAAACCACTTATCGCGAAACGGTTTTTAGCAATACCGAAGGGAAGTTTTTCAAAAAGGAAGACGGTGAAAAGCTGCTGAACCAGGTTTTGGGTAAGGACCTGTACATTACTGATGTTGAAAAGAAAGACGGACAGGAATATGCTCCGAAACTTTTCGATTTGACCAGTTTACAGGTACATTGCAACACCCGTTTTGGATTAACGGCAGATGAAACCCTGAAAACCGTGCAGCGGCTGTACGAAATGAAAGTGGTCACTTATCCGCGTGTTGATACTACTTTTTTGCCTAACGATCAGTATTCAAAAATTCCCGGAATTTTAAAGGGACTAAAAAGTTATAGCGAGCTTGCACAGCCGTTACTGGCAAGGAAAATCCGAAAATCAACAAAAGTTTTTAACGATAAAAAGGTTACCGATCACCATGCTATTATTCCAACCGGCGAAGAGAAATTGCTTGGCGGAAATGAGAAAAAGGTATACGATGCCATTGCCCGACGGTTTCTTGCAGTGTTTTATCCCGATTGTAAGGTTGCCAAAACGCAGGTGAAAGCTGAAGTTGATACTGTTCAGTTTGTGGCTACCGGAAAACAAATTTTGCAACCCGGTTGGCGTGTCGTTTTTCAGGATGAGAATTCGAAAAGCGGTGACGGCGAGAGTATTTTGCCTGCATTCGAAAAAGGAGAGCATGGTCCGCACGAACCATCGTTTACCGAGAAAGAAACCAAGCCTCCGCGATACTACACTGAAGCTTCGTTGCTACGCGCCATGGAAACGGCGGGTAAAAATGTAGATGACGACGAACTTCGCGACCTGATGAAAGCCAATGGTATTGGTCGACCATCGACACGCGCGGCGATTATTGAAACATTATTTAGACGCAAATATATCGAGCGACAGAAAAAACAGATCCACCCCACAAAAATGGGGATTCAATTGATTGATACTATTCAGAAT harbors:
- a CDS encoding Rieske (2Fe-2S) protein — encoded protein: MERKEFIKKFAYSGSILLTVPVILSACSSSDDDFVPNDPNNPNEPNTDVTIDLTSSTYEDLGTIGGYAYAGNIMIFRTSENTYLALSKICTHQGCTVAYVHTDGDVLCPCHSSRYTTAGAVINGPATASLKKYNVQKDGDILTIS
- a CDS encoding UvrD-helicase domain-containing protein, encoding MLTVYKASAGSGKTFQLVVEYLKIILSNPYNYKHILAVTFTNKATNEMKSRILEQLHLLAIEKDSPYIEPLQKENKYTEQFIRQRAKEVLKNILHDYNRFSINTIDSFTQKVIKAFNRELGISPNFTVELDNDILLQEAADRLLARINDDKDLLKWLRDFSKEKIEANRSQRIDDDIQNLGKELFKESFQVFFPDEGESVYNRENLNEFGKELRQIIREFEKGIKDKAQALFNDIFNNGFSVDDFSYKKSGVAGYIQSLANGEIKEPGTRVLTACEDAEKWFSEKHKQAAEIHSLVDSKLQPGLIDLVEFYTKNTVRYNTAEAALRQLRMLGILSDLKEEIQKIQQEKGALQLSDSNLLLSKIIGQSDSPFVYEKIGNYYKHFMLDEFQDTSGLQWKNFKPLLENSLAEGNANLIVGDVKQSIYRWRNSDWSILAEQLDAQFSPEQKQDFTLEKNWRSDKNIIAFNNAIFGELKTAFEDYLIGSLENREAYIQKFDHIYSSYQQEAGKTKGEATGLTQINFLPEDDFEETATKQLVEQVKYLQDQGIKAKDIAILIRKNKEGGPIIEAFLAAAKLDENKKYNLSVLSNESLFLHASKAVLVVISTIKLLIDPENKITQATLLHLWQSWLKPGLKSMGIPVQSNNGQSLLDFNDYSNWHLQPGFDEEFAAELAGKLEQVKRKVLLTSLDETITHICSLFGLFNFESELPFLQTLIDKAGELKISLSNDLSNLLYWWNEKGGKTSVNVNEEVSSIRLMTVHKSKGLEFKAVLLPYLDWKTSWSGTTAPLLWCKPQSEPFNKFPLLPIQAGKHMETSEFAPMYFEEKMNYYIDTLNLVYVAFTRAASVLIANCPMPKESRNNSGSGKPIHYLLHKALANQSRQEEFADCFNEEQNRFEFGKIDLQQKDDDDQKAILIKQYNFNDISDKISLRLNGDDFLIENEQQHSVKNTGKIIHDILSEIVLADDANDACLQALHDGKVSKAEFDEIQTSLQNNLQLPEVKKWFDGSYEVLNERDLLTSDKLLRPDRIMFTGDEAIVVDYKTGERQDKYLYQVKEYAKVLQNTGFSKVSGFLWYLHSGELEKVCELH
- a CDS encoding exonuclease domain-containing protein, whose translation is MNPLNFTALDFETATSAHNSVCQVGLVIVNQGVIEKKYSSLIKPPQNEFAYHNIRVHKIEPYMTQNAPTFDLIWKDISKYFENQLIVCHNANFDLLKLKSTLDFYNIPIPEYTHACTMELFGGKLDKCCDEQNIEFNNHHDALADAEACAQLFLKFQENKGTYRKSETNNIPYAQKQIEKNDLRPDFEVNNKDNPFYMKKVVFTGDLMSFSRKEAAHKIKLLGADVNTSISRKTDFVIIGAKPGPSKMKKIEDLGIQTFSENEFLKMIE
- a CDS encoding alpha-L-fucosidase; protein product: MRKILLLLVGIIASLGANSQEISKETQKRMQWFGDAKLGIFIHWGIYSVNGIDESWSFFNDYISYDDYMKQLAGFTADKYNPGEWAELIAESGAKYAVITTKHHDGVALWDTKCNDLNVVDKTTAGRDLVAPFVKELRKNDLKVGLYYSLLDWSHPDYPNKTRKVKRYENDSLRWSNFVDFNFCQLEELSKQFKPDLYWFDGDWEQSAEKWKAKELSESLRKWNKDVILNSRIQGYGDYATPEQGLPITRPDAPYWELCMTMNDSWGYQHNDHNYKTPNQVIRILVDCINKGGNLLLDIGPKADGTIPDEQVDILKELGRWTNKHAEAIYGTQAGIPYEHYYGPTALKKTGDILYLFVPHKPNGSLVLKGIKNKINRMWVVGNGTKLNWDVKMKQYWSSVPGIVYIDVPDKVLDEQVTVIAVLLDGKVDLYREQGQVIESN
- the dapA gene encoding 4-hydroxy-tetrahydrodipicolinate synthase, with the translated sequence MSRYFKGAGVALITPFTNNDQVDYKALETIIENQVKGDMDYLVALGTTAETATLTPDEKAHVVELVKEKANGLPVVVGMGGNDTRTMCNQIDNFNFEGIDGILVVTPYYNKPSQEGMYHHYLEIAKASPVPIILYNVPSRTGVNLDATTVGRLAEASDKIVAIKEASGEHSQMTKIGKYTPDNFTVISGDDLLAITIAAIGGQGVISVIANAYPDKASQLIHNTLANDFDGARKIHFELIEMFQLLFREGNPGGIKALMNIQGIIENNLRLPLYKISDGLYNEIKERHELLMS